The following DNA comes from Erigeron canadensis isolate Cc75 chromosome 3, C_canadensis_v1, whole genome shotgun sequence.
AAGAAATATCATCCGGGGGTTTGTAGAGCGGGAGATAAGGCTTGTTACACTTGTGGAAAGTCGGGGCATACTAGCCGGGAATGTAGGTCCAAACCTCACAAGCCCGTGATTTGCTTCAAATGCTTCGAAGAGGGTCACATGAGAAGCTCATGTCCGAAATTGACGGAGGAGGAGAGGttggaagaaagaagaagagaggcgGAAAGGAAGAATGCACAAATGCATGGAAATCCAAGGGGAAGGTCCTTTCAACTCTCCGTGGAGCAAGCAAGAAACACCGATGATGTTGTCACAGGTACATTCCTTGTATACAATGTGCCTATGCGTATTCTCTTTGATTCGGGGGcgaatagatcatttgttgcTATTAGAATGATTCATGTTATTCCTGTGTCTAAATCATGTTTAGaaaatactttgcaagttgaggTTGGCAATGGTAGGGTAGAATTAGTAAAGGATGTGTATAAAGGGTGCGAAATCAAAATTTCTTCGGAACTCTTTCAAGCTAATTTAATTCCTTTTCCAATGGGAGAGTTTGACATAATcttgggtatggattggttgagctcttgtaACGCAAAAATTTCATGTGATGAGAAAGCGGTGTATTTGAAGACGTCTAAGGGCGAAGACTTGGTGGTTTATGGTGATAAGAAAGAACGTTCTATACCCGTTTGTACCTTTGCTCGTGCTAAACGTTATATGTCTCATGGTTGTCATGCTTATCTTACTCACATCGTTGATGTTGAGAAGAAACCTCTTTCTATTGAAGACATCCCCATTGTTAAGGATTTCGTCGATGTTTTTCCCGAAGACTTGCCGGGCATTCCTCCCGGACGGCAAGTTGAATTCTCCATTGACCTCATTCCGGGGGCTAACCCCATTGCTAAAGCTCCTTATCGTTTGGCTCCAACGGTTGAGgctatttttctaagtataatttatctaatttgcgtttcttttcttttatgttcataCCTTTGGGATTAAATTGAGTTGAGGCGTTTCACAGACCgtttcgaactgaatcaaagcatgaGTCTACACACTTCCAAGGTACGcctattttcccaacattattttCAACATTATTTGAGGTCTCATCTTTGTGTCTTATGATGGAGCAACTTTAACATATACCGCACAACCAAAAACTCTTATATGAGACATACATGGTTTCTGACCTTAAACCAATTTCAATAGGGAGGAAACACGATACATTCTTGGCATGATGCGAATTCAAATTATTGCATGTTAAATAACATGGCCCCAAAATTATGAGTCATTCAATTTACTCTCAAATGATCTTTGTAAAATCAACCTAGtgaagttttacataatttatccATGATAAATTAACAAGATATCacattataagataaatatatcaCTTGAtccaaaatataatattaactttGCAATTCTAGAATAAAATCCATATAAGACATATCATTCGATCTATcaaaattactaaatattttcTCAAACATGTTTCTCATGATAAATTTATACGAACACTTATAAATCCtccaaataataattataatacacTCCAAATATAATTCCCACTGTAGCTAATAAGAACATTATAAGTGAGAAGACATCTTttataccaaatatatatatatattatcaacgAATTAACAAGATATCTCATCATAAGAGAAAGATTAATAAGTACACACGACTTAGTCCCACATACATGAGATACAATCGTCTCTTCTACCATTCGCATGTTCATTCACTTTACTATATTACCATTTATTATAATGATCAATCGGGTATCATGCATGGTAATTTTTCTCTAACAATGTTTTGTACATCGATCATTATTAACTAATAATCAAAAGAACATgcgacattaaaaaaaaaatttaagtaaacaTATACATCTGTATCATGCAAAGTCAAACATATGAACATATATTGGTTACCATTACTAATTTGCATAAGTTTCATTCATCATTAATATTAAGCCATAGAATTTAGATTGCAAATATGAGGTGGCTCGATGACATAACCAaatattaaagttttaatttagACATATAGCTTCCTTACGACTTAATTATCTATTAAGATTGATTGACTCAAAAACATTAAACGTTTATTTTGGTCACAACTATCCAAAGTTATTCAGCCACAGATTTTTAATCACAATGATTGACTTACTTTTATCACATGACAAATTCAATAGAACTTATAGTATAACGTTAGATACCATGTTTATTAAAACCACATATTATCCTACATCTTAAAAATATGACTGCAAATTCGTGTACTTGTAATAGACAAACACTTCTAAATAGCTTCTTTAACATAAAGTCATAAATAACATCGTACACAAAACATAAATATGTCTTGTTTACATATAAGATAACTTAATTAAACAACTTGTGTTATATATGATATGTCCTATTCTTATTTAATAGATATACTCTGCAACATTCATGGGACTTTTACAACAATCATATAGGTAGATCaagataaaatatttaaaattaatagtATACTTGACTATATGTCTCAATTATTCAAAGATAACTAATATATTTTATGCATATAAGGAATATAAAAAACCAGATTTAGATAAATCTAGACAACATAAAGAATCAAATAATTACCTCAATGGAATTGCCAAGGGGCTCATACTTTTAGTTAAGATGTCCTTAACTCAATTAACTGTACCTCAAAGCAAATTTAAACCCCTCTGTCTTGAAGATATGTATGCCCAGATTAATGCTTGCCTCTACCAGCCTATTCCCATAGTGTGGGGTTTGGATCGGCTTTGATCATTGAATCAAAAAATCGGACTTACAAAAgcaattcatataaaaattaacctTAACCAAATACATACTCTTTTGATCGAatgaaacaaaacaaacaaaaataagattttttttttcttgggaCTAAGTAAAATAAATCAAACGAAAACCAAAACGATTAACAAATTCATGTCGTAAAGAAAAAACCGATAAGTAATATGTGACGacaaataataatttatgataaCTTCTTTGCtatctatataaattatgtTGTTGAATTGTAAATTTCTATTagtggaaggggcattagtgtCAATTAGACTTATGTGTAAATATCCCCTTCCACCCCCATTTTGTAACTAATactttcatataataaaatccAATTacttactccctccgtcccatattaaatgttcaattttgacttgtcaagttttctgctttaaactttgaccgtaaatatattggtatatatatatatataattattaaaacagtagttaaccggACGATTATAAGGCGTATTCAATTTAAATCTATGTTAAAAACTTGCCACCTAGGATTGTATGGCATCTTCACAACTTTTATACAATATTTAATGTTATTGATGAAAAAAACTTCACGCGGACCATGAACTAGCTCGCCCGGTACTTGAGTGACCCGTTTAATCAAACCCAATTCTTCAATTCGTGTTAAGCTTTTTAACCCTACATCCCAATTTCTTACGACTCTTCTCAACTAGGTTTGCATTCCTAATTCTTTGTATTTTTCATCCAGAATGATACATGGGTGTTATTCCAAATTGGGTTTCCTTTTCATCTCTCTTCTGACAAAAGTAATAGGCTGTAGATTTCCATTGTCAGTATGTacttattcttttattctaACTTGCTTTATATTTGCTGGATCAATTTGTTTATTAgagtttattttaaattttcactatgttaattttagtttaagtttatttaggtgtaatttgtttaatttaattttaacaaGTTAGATACCACATATTTATGTATGAGAATGCATTTTCAATGATTGGTAGTTTTATCAACTTTGAGTAATCGCTAGCAATAATTTGTCCCATCATACTTTCTGATGCTACTAAATGTGGGTTGTTATTGCTTGATTTAGATTCTTTATAGCTCTATGAGATGATACCAGTAACTCAATAAGTAATGATCACAGATTTATATGTATTTGGGTCAACTAGGAGGTTATTTGACCACCATCTTTTTTGAGCATGTTTGTTAGTTTCATTTGATTCAAGGACGTAAACAAGGCTACAACAATTTGTTCTCTTATGTTggtgtaaaaaaatttaaggctGCTTCATTTAAATCTCATGTGTTTGTAGTTTGAATTGCCAGAGGATGCAACGTCACTTATGAAGAAGATTTCAGCTATCCGTGATGTCTATTTGAAGGTAAATATTGTAGTTTCTATGTGTTGTTATCAACAACTCATTCCTTTTCTATGTTAAAGGAATCCAGTTCCTTTAAATTCTTTTAACAGGTGGGGGTAACCATGACTGCGAAAAAGTGTATTTTCAACCCGTAGTGAAGCATTCAATACCACAAGTGTGCATGTTATTAACCAATTATTTAGTAGTCGTATCAATTTGTGTCGACATTTATCTCACAAGTgtctaaaaaaattaattgttgCTAAAACCGtgatgggtcaaatgggttgcaAGTGGATCAAAATCTATCTAAATAGCATTTAACCTCCTGAAGTACTTTATTCAATGATGAAGTACCTAAAAAAGTTGGTTTTGCaatcataattttaatataatctCAAGTGTTCTTAAAATAATGAATCAAAAAGTATTTATGCTTATATAGGTCAATGTGAAACCATTTTGAAATCTTACCCAACCCGTCCAACCCTCCCTTCTTACCTGCCTTTCTACCCCTACCTTTCTAATCACATCTGGATTGTCTTCTTGAGTCTTGACAAGCTTTACATATTCCAGATAAAAGTAGGAGGAGTTGAAGATGCAAATGACTGAAGTCCatgcaataataataaaagaacgtGCAGTCTTCAAACATGATTATGTTTTACTCCAACTTATACTCTGGATATTCAATTCTTCTGGTGCATTGGAGCAACCCACGAAATATCATAAAAAGATTGCTCACGgttgttgagtcatggattcgctgagagactcaaCGAGCAACTTCatcagcgagctctcagcgaCTATCAATTATCTTCaagttaaaggataagttcaatgactcactgCCTTGTTTctgtaagtcaaatatgggcgggaaaatgaagataagaagactggtcccaaggacacgtgttgataGATCAAGAAGgagccatgtgaccttgtaccgtTCTGGTACTAAGGAGTTTCTTTTTGATGCCGTTTTGGGAAAGAAacatgatgaagaaaagagaacttgtaagtcccaactatatAATAGATGagtactgaagacacctctatgttgATGGTGAAATAACTTTGCAACACGTTCAGTGGATCTGGTTGAGACCAGTTGAagtgaacagtgtaccaggttaactggaaggTTTACTTATTTAGGTGACAATacaataagtaaataacaatgcaataaagtaaataacttgTAAGTAAATGGttagacaatatgtatttttcacgtgtattttatttattaactttaaataaaatacaaggttgttgcggaaccaagataatacaaaagtctaaatatcctaacaacctatgaaatacaattgatctaatactcggaaattctcttaacaatcgaaacacttagagttgtgaaatgttcctttttgcgattgagagaatattgcacaagtttaccaagaatattgcaagagtctgaatatgcaaagttaatTCTTGATGGTGCAAGGACctttatttatagtcgaaggttgagcattgggatctcaacttcgacgtacaaatatggttgacaacacacaaagaattaatatttaattcttgtgtatgctaaataaagtaagacagaatgtcactttattcaaccactttaCATTTATGCTCCTTTAACCAAAGACAAAAtttattgtccgggtaaaaggatgtaaagtaaaaggtcctcctcgtaaacagtgtaaaacTTTGTAAGTGCATTTACACTGATGGTCTCCAGTCCATTGATCTgatagaatgtcaactgggcttcgctgccattgtcattctctttcttccgcttgatgtctttgacttcaactggaatgtctttaGGTGTGTTCTTCAGATCtttaactggaggaagtcttcagttgcataacTGTACATTGCAAGTAGACTTCTAATATTTATGGAAAATTCTTCGGTCTCCAGTTCCAACTGGAGAGGCTCCAGTTTTTagtcaaaactggacctaacaaattccccctaattttcctgaaatattgccatgttttttcaaacttgtttctatacaagtgtatGTTTGAAAAacttgtgtttgataaaacctattaattttccaaggcatttttttAGACCATTAAATGCCTTGGgttcaattttaattgtttgtagatcttatcaacTATCCAACTTGTGGCTTACAATTTGGCAACTtgtatttacaataattttacaaaagttacaagaaatgtaaataaaattacaagcagatagattagaaggaaaacttaaacagatggcccttcgccagttttcctccTCTTAGCAACCGATGAGATAGGTTGTTTGTCCTCTGGATCTAAGTTCAATCTTTCTTCAACactttccttgaacttgatcaggttTTGATGCACATATATCCaacctttttcaaccttgttcttttgTTGCCATGTCTCCAACAGATTCAACATTTCCACCTGCTCAGTATGCCCATACTGATGAACATCGGGATTCTCAGTTTTAAGCATTGGTCCATTGAAGTATTGAAGTGCAACCACAAAGTGCCTTTGTCCAGGTTTGAGTGTAACTTTAGTCTCTGTGattttacgtggatgatatcttCGCTGAAGGACTGCAGTTAAGTATGCACGTCCATCAGATTCATTAACCAGCTTGATCTGGGCAGTGCTCAGTTTTTGCACAGCAGCTCGGATATCTTCAGTTGTAGGCTCATTGGGTTCCaaccaagtcctcagatttgcatccctTGGCAAGGGTTTAGGCTTTGATTTATTCTTGGACTTGGGTGGGTTCAACACTTGTTTAACCACCTTCTTTACATGCTCAGTTCTCTTCAGAATCCCTTCAGTTCTAACATCCTTGGCCTTCTCCATTGATAAATTCAAATTTCTGGCATCATGTTTAGCTTCATCATCAGGATAGTCTTTGTCAAGATCGATTTCAATCATTTCATTCACCATTCCCACTATCCTTAGGTCACTCCGTCTTGTATTGCTCCAGTGTAATGCCCAACAGATTAGCATCACTTACATCCAGTATGCCTAATCCTTGCAATTGAACCCTTGAAACCAGTAGATTGGTTTTctcttgtttctttctttctttaatagCATCACCAATTCTAGCTAGTCTCTTGCTATCAGATTCAGTCACTAGAGGAAGCTGATCAGGATTTCTAATTTCCAGCAAAGGTAAATCAGTGGCCGGCTGGGCAGATTCATCCGTTGCAATTGCTTTGCCCTTATCAATATTCCCTCTATCACCAGCATCATCAAACATTTCAATTATTTGCTCACCAGCATCAGTACTGGTGGCAACAGCAACCTGGCTAGAGTCAGTACTAGCCGCAGCAACTACCAACTCTTTTCCTAGCACCTGAACCTGGAGTTTCAATAACAGTGTGGGGTGCATGAACAGATCTtccccccttggcagcatctagtcgtCTTCTTATGGCTTCAAAATCACTTTGACTAGATggtaagcgatctagaggctgccacgaccccatgttcttgcactccttgAAAACTCCACAAATCATGCGAAATATCCTCCACAAATGATTAATACTTGAGACTGAGTCAAGACATTGCCACTGGTTTGGTCAAGACTAGTCTGAATTGCTTTAAGTATAACATgatcatctggagagagcccagttgcaacAACTTCCTTCACAACttctttttccttctctttACCAGCTTCAGTTGTCAGTTTGTTAATGGCCTTGgtgtgatcagataccttgGTGGCTAATGTATCAAGACTGcccctcaactgattgatctcagatgtaattggtgttagatcaacctggggcgcgaCAATCTTGGTGATTTCAGACATCAATTTTTCAATTAATTGTTGCTCTCTGGAAGCCAAGGTATCATCAATCTCTTGAccaactgaagaggccaactggtttccaagctcagtcacatcaagaccaggtttttcaacaaGAGCTTTAACCTGTCTTTCCAGTTCCttaacctctgaagatctgacagtgtTGCccagcaggttggtgatggatgtaTGCACTTTTGTTTGAGTTAAGTCAAAAGCCTCCTTTAATGATGTTGCAAGCAAATTGGAGCTGGTGACTAACACGTTGAGCTTgttaaataccaagtcctcattgcaTAAGAACTTGTTTATCCCCAAATCGACCACTTTGATGTTTGTCATGTGttccttgtggtatttggagagggacttaGTATTTCTGTCAAGTATCTTTTGAATATCCTGCATCCTCGAAAAAAGGTTTTGGATATGGGATTGGAAAAATACAAATTGACTTTCGAGTGACGGAGGGGAAGTTGTCACTGGACTAGCTCTGAATGCTACAGacgcaactggacgaggtagaACAATAGAgggttctccagttgttgtaGCACCAGATGAAGAaagaggagttgttgaagaaagaaggggaaAAGATTCAACTTGTCATTCATGCTGAGAATACTCAGgcgtgaacgacggcgacggtggtgtaagaatgtgtctatttctaggcacattcaagGAGGTTAATGGTTGTCTGGGGGGAAGTGGTGGAATTTCAGTGAGCATTGAAAAGTCTTGCGAAACTGAAATTGTTGATTCTAGGGGCCGATCAGAAaaggaagggagctgatcatgtacagatgcatcagccatttcctgatcaGATTGTGTTCCTTCTGAATCCGAAGACTCCAGTTGGAACTCATCCTCATTTACGCCTAGATCCATAAATGATAGGGATggctgaacaacttgttcagactcctgatgaccagttttaGTTGCCtgaatggtttcatcagttggGGGATCCATTGCCAAAGCATtttctccctggaaagaggtcactggtgcctcaaccacaactgctcgatCCTCAGCTGTAGTATCATGGGCCATAGAGTCTGGAACCTCGATCTCCAGTTGTGACTGGCCAGAGACTTCGTCAGTTCGTGCAATCAGAGTGTCAGAAGTTTGGTTCTCCAAGTTTGGTGCTGACACGGAC
Coding sequences within:
- the LOC122591423 gene encoding uncharacterized protein LOC122591423; amino-acid sequence: MADQHNDEDEHQQQNDEEEPIFDADSMDISDQIGRALEKYTPILLKRLNATLEGAVNDHIAQMIKEEVAINVQREFEKRDAKDKGKKTEDEKEVEVTGERIYKKKFTFRDFEVCHPPEYHGDRDPIVCTRWISEIEGAFRTSQCPSHLKVVFAVGMLRSGGKRWWDGLLTIKKGALDNVEWPEFKEMFSKEFRSEAEVTKLRSEFLNDCQGNMSLNEFRAKFLDKAQFCPEFLENDKLLKEQFYLKLRKNLREKISLRQMESFSMLADVARDHEIEMSRVDEGVLKRKHEETNSPNKRFRQEGSSGSPYNKRNVPFCRQCKKYHPGVCRAGDKACYTCGKSGHTSRECRSKPHKPVICFKCFEEGHMRSSCPKLTEEERLEERRREAERKNAQMHGNPRGRSFQLSVEQARNTDDVVTGTFLVYNVPMRILFDSGANRSFVAIRMIHVIPVSKSCLENTLQVEVGNGRVELVKDVYKGCEIKISSELFQANLIPFPMGEFDIILGMDWLSSCNAKISCDEKAVYLKTSKGEDLVVYGDKKERSIPVCTFARAKRYMSHGCHAYLTHIVDVEKKPLSIEDIPIVKDFVDVFPEDLPGIPPGRQVEFSIDLIPGANPIAKAPYRLAPTFELPEDATSLMKKISAIRDVYLKVGVTMTAKKCIFNP